One Panicum virgatum strain AP13 chromosome 3N, P.virgatum_v5, whole genome shotgun sequence DNA segment encodes these proteins:
- the LOC120667076 gene encoding VQ motif-containing protein 29-like produces the protein MDLQAELRRPAAAHEAALRAVQKPPAKPWRGGGAASTPPPPPKVYRVEPREFRDLVQRLTGAPPAPTGRGGVARPQHHQLPAAVQPHQPVAVRATGDHHHQQQQQLYGSPWFSFPLAGLDGANAGGLM, from the coding sequence ATGGATCTGCAGGCGGAGctgcggcgcccggcggcggcccacgAGGCggcgctgagggccgtgcagaAGCCGCCCGCCAAGCCCTGGCGCGGGGGAGGCGCCGCTTcgaccccgcccccgccgcccaaGGTGTACCGCGTCGAGCCCCGGGAGTTCCGGGACCTCGTGCAGAGGCTCACcggcgcgccgcccgctcccacgggcaggggcggcgtggcgcggccgcAGCATCATcagctgccggcggcggtgcagccGCACCAGCCGGTGGCCGTTCGCGCTACAGgggaccaccaccaccagcagcagcagcagctttacGGCTCGCCGTGGTTCTCCTTCCCGCTGGCCGGGCTGGACGGCGCCAACGCCGGCGGCCTCATGTAG
- the LOC120667074 gene encoding glycine-rich cell wall structural protein 1.0-like, whose amino-acid sequence MAPHRRCARTLLLLVAAAVASAARDLDAANPLPAPAAGNKPDPAYHGGYGGAIPGIPPGGFYGAGPGNNGGGGGWGAGYGGPGGGGGYAHGGVEVPTVVCQEKGPCYGKKVACPKRCFWSYSRSGNGYGAGGGGGSCAVDCKAKCTATC is encoded by the coding sequence ATGGCCCCGCACCGCCGCTGCGCCCGCACCCTGCTCCTCCTCGTggctgccgccgtcgcctccgccgcgcgcgacCTCGACGCCGCAAACCCGCtccctgcgccggccgccggaaaCAAGCCCGACCCTGCTTACCACGGAGGCTACGGCGGCGCCATCCCGGGCATCCCGCCCGGCGGCTTCTACGGCGCCGGCCCGGGcaacaacggcggcggcggcgggtggggcgCGGGGTacggcggccccggcggcggcggagggtacgcgcacggcggcgtggaggtgccGACGGTGGTGTGCCAGGAGAAGGGCCCCTGCTACGGCAAGAAGGTGGCGTGCCCCAAGCGGTGCTTCTGGTCATACAGCCGCTCCGGCAACGGCTacggcgcgggcggaggcggcggctcgtgcGCCGTCGACTGCAAGGCCAAGTGCACCGCCACCTGCTGA
- the LOC120667075 gene encoding tRNA dimethylallyltransferase 9-like, which produces MSPNLDPQSLPSTLLPSFPGGDGWASGAALRRRRPPTRCSLLSIMCWEMRPQLGTTRRAIWRSWPVLCSHHKLSTSSHSANKVAMATASPPPAEKMRNKGTVIVISGPTGAGKSRLALEVARRLGGEIISADSVQVYRGLDVGSAKPSAAEMGAVPHHLIDILDTTDDYSAGAFFRDARRATQHVLDRGRVPVVAGGTGLYLRWYIYGKPDVPQSSMDTTSAVWSELIGFRESGQWEEAVELVVQAGDPKALDLSVNNWNRLSRRLEIIRSSGSPLSAFTLPYNSFHEHQVDAKLTEVSADGNCETGKLDYDFFCIFLASSRVELYRSIDLRCEEMLADTGGLLSEASWLLDIGLHPHINSATRAIGYKQTMEYLLQCRQNGGESTPQEFLQFLAKFKSTSRNFAKRQITWFRNEMIYQWVNASQPFEEVVQFICDAYHDRGARVVPESLEMKRESCMHKACDLKTYRSENRVFRGDDDCSHILDWIRRTQRK; this is translated from the exons ATGTCACCCAATCTGGATCCCCAATCACTCCCCTCCACCCTTCTTCCCTCATTCCCTGGCGGCGACGGCTGGGCGAGCGGCGCCGCccttcgccggcgacgaccACCCACCAG GTGCTCTTTGCTGTCTATCATGTGCTGGGAAATGAGGCCGCAGCTCGGGACGACGCGGCGCGCCATCTGGAGAAGCTGGCCCGTCCTATGTTCACACCACAAGCTGTCCACATCTTCCCACTCCGCAAACAAGgtcgccatggccaccgcctcCCCGCCACCAGCCGAGAAGATGAGGAACAAGGGCACGGTCATTGTCATCTCAGGCCCGACCGGCGCCGGGAAGAGCAGGCTCGCGCTGGAGGTGGCCAGGAGGCTCGGAGGCGAGATCATCAGCGCCGACTCCGTCCAAGTCTACCGCGGCCTCGACGTCGGGTCCGCCAAGCCGTCCGCGGCGGAGATGGGCGCGGTGCCGCACCACTTGATCGACATACTGGACACCACCGACGATTACTCCGCCGGGGCCTTCTTCCGGGATGCCCGCAGAGCGACGCAGCATGTCCTTGACAGGGGCCGCGTGCCCGTCGTCGCGGGAGGGACCGGGCTCTACCTGCGGTGGTACATCTACGGCAAGCCAGATGTTCCGCAATCCTCCATGGACACTACTTCCGCTGTGTGGTCTGAGCTCATCGGTTTCAGGGAGAGCGGCCAGTGGGAGGAAGCGGTGGAGCTAGTGGTCCAGGCTGGCGACCCCAAAGCTCTGGACTTGTCCGTGAATAACTGGAATAGGTTGAGTCGCAGGCTCGAGATTATCAGGTCATCAGGCTCCCCTCTGTCTGCCTTCACCTTACCGTACAATTCGTTTCATGAACATCAAGTTGACGCCAAGCTAACCGAGGTCTCCGCTGACGGAAATTGTGAAACCGGGAAGCTGGATTACGACTTCTTCTGTATTTTCCTTGCAAGTTCACGCGTTGAGCTGTACCGGTCAATTGATCTGAGGTGTGAAGAGATGCTGGCTGACACAGGAGGCTTACTTTCAGAAGCGTCGTGGCTGCTTGATATCGGTCTGCATCCGCACATTAACTCTGCAACTCGTGCCATTGGTTACAAGCAAACCATGGAGTACCTGCTGCAATGTAGGCAGAATGGTGGCGAGAGCACCCCACAGGAATTCCTCCAGTTCCTGGCCAAATTTAAGAGTACATCTAGGAACTTCGCAAAGAGGCAGATTACCTGGTTCCGCAATGAGATGATCTACCAGTGGGTCAATGCTTCACAGCCCTTCgaggaagttgttcaatttatTTGTGATGCTTACCATGACCGTGGTGCAAGGGTGGTTCCTGAATCACTTGAAATGAAAAGGGAAAGTTGCATGCATAAAGCCTGTGATCTCAAAACCTATCGCTCAGAGAACAGGGTGTTCCGTGGGGATGACGACTGCTCTCATATTTTGGATTGGATTAGGAGAACACAGCGGAAATGA
- the LOC120663984 gene encoding uncharacterized protein LOC120663984 has product MATLASSSSSSSPRCVPFAFRRERRARGLPPPAAGDHAAPGPAAGCGRPLCRAAEVVGGGIRGAFFASLDRCSCVEVRTKHDDSFRMADAAPLMRVDGGAADSGRRASGKKGNKQRRGLGCCAANSTSIN; this is encoded by the coding sequence ATGGCAaccctcgcctcctcctcctcgtcctcctcgccgcggtgCGTCCCCTTCGCCTTCCGCCGGGAGCGCCGCGCGCGGGGGCTGCCGCCGCCAGCAGCAGGTGACCACGCCGCCCCCGGGCCGGCGGCAGGGTGCGGCAGGCCGCTGTGCCGCGCCGCGGAGGTGGTGGGCGGCGGCATCCGGGGCGCCTTCTTCGCGTCCCTGGACCGGTGCTCCTGCGTCGAGGTGCGCACCAAGCACGACGACTCATTCAGGATGGCCGACGCCGCGCCCCTGATgcgcgtcgacggcggcgccgccgactcCGGGAGGAGGGCGTCCGGGAAAAAAGGCAACAAGCAGCGCCGAGGACTCGGGTGCTGCGCTGCCAACAGCACAAGCATCAACTGA